The Helianthus annuus cultivar XRQ/B chromosome 16, HanXRQr2.0-SUNRISE, whole genome shotgun sequence genome includes a window with the following:
- the LOC110915673 gene encoding phosphatidylcholine:diacylglycerol cholinephosphotransferase 1: MTVEKLHHRTVPQTTTTILQPPNNISINKINLKNTHNHETTTTLSHRWSFDAFCLRWTVADVFGLLKYHPVPCFFGVSLLFFMGVEYTLWMVPSSSPPFDIGFVATAWLHRVLAASPVLNTVLAGLNTVFVGMQTTYILWTWVVEGRPRATVATLFMFTCRGILGYSTQLPLPEEFLGSGADFPVGNVSFFLFFSGHVAGSVIASLDMRRMRRWELAFLFDTLNLLQVVRLLSTRGHYTIDLAIGVGAGMLFDSLAEKYMNNAVVAKDVDGPYTNRALSS, translated from the exons ATGACCGTCGAAAAACTCCACCACCGCACCGTACCACAAACAACAACCACCATCCTCCAACCCCCCAACAACATTTCCATCAATAAAATCAATCTCAAAAACACCCACAATCATGAAACGACAACGACGTTGAGTCACCGGTGGTCGTTCGATGCTTTTTGTTTACGGTGGACGGTGGCCGATGTGTTTGGGTTGTTGAAGTATCATCCGGTTCCCTGTTTTTTTGGTGTTTCGTTGTTGTTTTTTATGGGTGTGGAGTATACGCTTTGGATGGTTCCGTCGTCGTCTCCGCCCTTCGATATCGGGTTTGTGGCCACCGCGTGGTTACACCGGGTTCTTGCGGCGAGTCCGGTGCTTAACACCGTTCTCGCCGGGCTTAATACG GTGTTTGTTGGGATGCAAACGACTTATATACTATGGACGTGGGTGGTTGAAGGGCGGCCGAGAGCCACCGTGGCAACGCTGTTCATGTTCACCTGCAGAGGGATTTTGGGTTATTCTACGCAGCTTCCGTTGCCGGAG GAATTTTTGGGCTCGGGTGCGGACTTTCCGGTAGGGAACGTGTCGTTCTTCTTGTTTTTTTCGGGTCATGTAGCCGGATCAGTGATTGCGTCACTTGATATGAGGAGAATGCGTAGGTGGGAGTTGGCATTTTTATTTGACACCCTAAACCTTTTACAAGTGGTACGCTTACTAAGTACAAGGGGACACTACACCATTGACCTAGCCATCGGTGTAGGTGCGGGCATGTTGTTTGATTCTCTTGCAGAGAAATACATGAACAACGCTGTGGTGGCTAAAGACGTCGATGGCCCATATACAAATCGGGCTCTTTCATCTTGA
- the LOC110916895 gene encoding uncharacterized protein LOC110916895: MIILLTRMHHFITTENISYKRMAPTLLSPATVNHHHHRLSILTAITPFVPSVHCSCSTSRITSSHCWSPLPPRNFKLRRRRCRAASPHPPSPPESEPPPGDDQSSSSGSIASLSRFQESVQIFCAVFFWMSLFFWSSVWDGKNNGRSNKGPRFWK, encoded by the exons ATGATAATCTTATTGACACGTATGCATCATTTCATTACCACCGAAAATATCAGTTACAAACGAATGGCACCGACTCTTCTATCTCCGGCCACcgtaaaccaccaccaccaccgactGTCGATTCTCACCGCCATCACTCCTTTCGTTCCGTCGGTCCACTGCAGTTGTTCCACTAGTAGAATCACATCATCACACTGTTGGTCTCCACTTCCGCCACGTAATTTCAAACTACGCCGTCGCCGGTGCCGTGCTGCGAGTCCTCATCCGCCGTCTCCGCCGGAGTCTGAACCGCCGCCCGGTGATGATCAGAGTTCGAGTTCTG GTTCAATTGCATCTTTGTCTAGATTTCAAGAAAGTGTCCAGATTTTCTGTGCTGTTTTTTTCTGGATGTCTCTTTTCTTCTGGTCATCTGTATGGGATGGAAAGAATAATGGAAGATCCAATAAGGGACCTAGATTCTGGAAATGA